One Phaseolus vulgaris cultivar G19833 chromosome 11, P. vulgaris v2.0, whole genome shotgun sequence genomic window carries:
- the LOC137809349 gene encoding uncharacterized protein, whose translation MASKLWGLCRNIFQKTSVYDVIVDTPLPDNWKNLTIDKYDGSTDPDEHIAIYTTQISLYTWNDAVMCRVFPTTLKGATLSWFTRLPPLSIDCFDTLIEKFGAQFATSRPHHLTSIALVNIRQEKGESLRMFMERFGKVALGIRNLSPEVTMHHMITALKPGPFADSLCKKPAINLDELRQRASKFMQMEELREFRNQVRVDGGEKRVTEREHPPVARRAREEFRARKFQQYTPLNMNRARILQEAMAAEIIPSPRKARTPERADRTKHCEYHKIMVIIQKNLKRFVQRGNPRVWLSPERDTRGRELGERRVERLERREKQVEKRDERRVGRLDERRDRIYQNTQSVRRSRERSLGRPVRGFINTISGGFSGKESSSARKQHWRNIRSVNHVFKRRTLPPMLFTDEDFQEIDPDHDDPMVITVEIAEYAVMKTLVDQGSSVDILFWDTFKRLHLREEDIVPFREQIIGFSGERVNTKGYVDLVTTFGRGSKVRKIKIRYLVVDASTSYNVLLGRSSLNKLGAIVSTPHLAMKFPTEKGEIATVYVNQRDARECYAADLKMNLKVDKEAEKIVAMVDLDPRLNEERLEPKEETTAVLLGQDNRQCTYVSGSMPDELLSKLITLLRSNKDLFAWRPSDIPGIDPEVMCHKLSVCREAKPVSQKRRKLGEERRQAAIEETQKLIQAGFIREAKYTTWLSNVVLVKKPSGQWRMCTDYTDLNKACPKDTYPLPNIDRLVDGASGQEMMSFLDAYSGYNQIQMYAPDIPKTAFTTDVANYCYKVMPFGLKNVGATYQRLMDKVFKEQIGKNLEVYVDDMVVKSNEIQKHLEDLEEVFAQIKKYNIRLNPEKCVFGVRGGKFLGFMLTNRGIEANPDKCEAIMQMGRPKNLKEVQRLVGKLNSLSRFLPILAEKTKPIINLLKKSENFVWSEQCEQALSQIKSMVAEPPILVKPVPNQPIIVYLATSNEAIGAALIQENPEQKPIYFVSRTLQNVETRYPKVERVALTLVYAARRLRPYFQNHQVIVRTDFPISKILKKPELAGRMVTWSMELSEYGIKYEPRGPIKAQSLADFIIQMPTSAQQDQWTLYVDGASSKEEAEQE comes from the exons ATGGCTTCAAAACTCTGGGGTTTGTGCAGGAACATCTTCCAGAAAACATCCGTTTATGATGTTATAGTCGATACTCCGTTGCCTGACAATTGGAAGAACTTAACCATTGACAAATATGATGGAAGTACGGATCCTGATGAGCATATTGCAATATATACTACTCAAAtcagcttgtatacatggaATGATGCTGTTATGTGCAGAGTATTTCCTACAACTCTGAAAGGGGCAACATTGAGCTGGTTTACACGCCTCCCACCTTTGAGTATAGATTGTTTTGATACGTTGATAGAAAAGTTCGGTGCTCAATTTGCAACTAGTCGTCCCCATCATTTAACGTCAATCGCCTTAGTGAACATAAGACAAGAGAAAGGAGAGTCTTTAAGAATGTTCATGGAACGTTTTGGAAAGGTTGCTTTGGGAATCCGAAATCTTAGTCCAGAGGTCACCATGCATCATATGATAACGGCATTAAAACCGGGACCATTTGCCGATAGTCTTTGCAAGAAACCTGCGATCAATCTGGATGAACTAAGGCAACGGGCatcaaaatttatgcaaatgGAAGAATTAAGGGAGTTTCGAAACCAAGTAAGGGTTGATGGAGGCGAGAAGAGGGTGACAGAAAGAGAACACCCGCCTGTTGCAAGAAGAGCCCGAGAAGAATTCAGAGCTCGAAAGTTCCAGCAATACACACCTCTAAATATGAACAGAGCAAGAATTTTACAGGAAGCCATGGCAGCCGAAATAATACCATCACCAAGAAAAGCAAGAACACCAGAAAGGGCAGACCGCACCAAACATTGTGAATATCATAAAATCATGGTCATCATACAGAAGAAT TTAAAACGTTTTGTTCAAAGGGGAAATCCAAGAGTATGGTTGAGTCCAGAGAGAGATACGAGGGGGCGAGAGCTGGGTGAAAGAAGGGTTGAAAGGTTGGAAAGGAGAGAAAAACAAGTGGAAAAAAGAGACGAAAGAAGGGTTGGAAGGCTAGACGAAAGAAGAGATAGAATCTATCAAAACACTCAATCAGTAAGACGAAGCAGAGAGCGAAGTTTGGGAAGACCGGTTAGGGGGTTTATAAATACGATCTCAGGAGGTTTTTCTGGGAAGGAATCCTCATCTGCACGAAAGCAACATTGGAGAAATATCAGGTCTGTTAATCATGTTTTCAAAAGAAGAACTTTACCACCAATGCTTTTCACAGACGAAGACTTCCAAGAAATTGATCCAGATCATGATGATCCTATGGTAATCACGGTTGAAATAGCCGAATATGCTGTCATGAAGACCCTGGTTGATCAAGGGAGTTCGGTCGATATCTTGTTCTGGGATACGTTCAAAAGGTTACATTTGAGAGAAGAAGACATAGTGCCTTTTCGAGAGCAAATCATTGGCTTTTCAGGCGAAAGAGTTAACACAAAGGGATATGTTGATTTGGTGACAACATTTGGAAGAGGTAGCAAagttagaaaaattaaaatccgATATCTGGTAGTGGACGCATCCACCTCATACAATGTGTTGCTAGGACGATCTTCCTTAAATAAGTTAGGAGCAATCGTGTCAACACCACATTTGGCCATGAAATTCCCAACAGAAAAAGGAGAGATAGCTACAGTTTATGTCAATCAAAGAGATGCTCGAGAATGTTATGCAGCagatttaaaaatgaatttgaagGTGGATAAAGAGGCTGAAAAAATAGTAGCCATGGTGGACTTGGATCCCAGATTGAATGAGGAAAGACTGGAACCAAAAGAAGAAACGACAGCAGTACTGTTAGGCCAAGACAACAGACAATGCACTTATGTAAGTGGAAGTATGCCTGATGAATTGCTTAGCAAACTTATCACATTGTTGCGTAGTAATAAGGATTTATTTGCCTGGCGGCCGTCTGATATCCCTGGAATTGATCCAGAGGTAATGTGTCACAAATTATCTGTTTGCCGGGAAGCAAAGCCAGTATCTCAAAAACGAAGAAAGTTAGGAGAAGAACGACGACAAGCAGCAATTGAAGAAACTCAAAAGTTAATACAAGCTGGTTTTATCCGAGAAGCTAAGTATACCACGTGGTTGTCTAATGTGGTACTCGTCAAAAAACCAAGTGGACAATGGAGAATGTGTACAGATTACACCGATTTGAACAAAGCTTGTCCGAAAGACACATATCCATTACCTAACATAGACCGACTAGTTGATGGGGCATCTGGCCAAGAGATGATGAGTTTCCTTGATGCTTATTCGGGGTATAATCAAATACAGATGTATGCACCTGATATCCCGAAAACAGCTTTCACCACTGATGTTgcaaattattgttataaagtcATGCCTTTCGGCTTGAAGAATGTTGGGGCAAcataccaaagattgatggacaaAGTGTTTAAAGAACAGATTGGAAAGAACCTAGAAgtgtatgttgatgacatggttGTTAAATCAAATGAGATACAGAAACACCTGGAAGACCTTGAAGAAGTGTTTGCTCAAATAAAGAAATACAATATTCGACTTAATCCAGAAAAATGCGTTTTCGGCGTCAGAGGAGGAAAATTTTTGGGATTTATGTTGACAAACAGAGGAATTGAAGCTAATCCTGACAAATGTGAGGCAATCATGCAGATGGGAAGACCAAAAAACCTAAAAGAAGTGCAAAGGCTAGTAGGGAAGTTGAATTCACTATCAAGATTTCTGCCAATATTGGCTGAGAAAACTAAACCGATTATAAACTTGTTGAAAAAATCTGAAAATTTTGTGTGGAGTGAACAATGTGAGCAAGCTTTATCTCAAATAAAGAGCATGGTGGCTGAACCTCCAATTTTAGTAAAACCTGTACCCAATCAACCCATCATAGTCTACTTAGCTACTTCAAATGAAGCAATAGGAGCCGCTTTAATCCAAGAAAACCCAGAGCAGAAACCGATATATTTTGTGAGTAGAACCCTACAAAATGTCGAAACCAGATATCCCAAAGTTGAAAGAGTTGCCCTAACATTAGTGTATGCTGCAAGACGCCTTCGACCATACTTTCAGAATCATCAGGTAATAGTGAGAACAGATTTTccaatatctaaaattttaaaaaaaccagAGCTTGCAGGTCGAATGGTGACATGGTCAATGGAGCTTTCGGAATATGGAATCAAATACGAACCAAGAGGACCAATCAAAGCCCAATCTCTTGCAGATTTTATCATTCAGATGCCAACATCAGCACAACAGGACCAGTGGACTTTGTATGTAGATGGCGCGTCAAGCAAAGAGGAAGCGGAGCAGGAATAG